One Spinacia oleracea cultivar Varoflay chromosome 4, BTI_SOV_V1, whole genome shotgun sequence DNA segment encodes these proteins:
- the LOC110786473 gene encoding uncharacterized mitochondrial protein AtMg00810-like, giving the protein MHQSVGFCDPAYPDYVCLLRKSLYGLKPAPRAWYRRFADYVTSLGFSNSKSDSSLFIYRKGNDMAYILLYVDDIILTASTHELRRSIMAHLASEFAMKDLGPLNYFLGIVVTRHKGGLFLSQRKYAEVIIERAGMSSCKSTFKPKVSATSGSPYEDPTHYRSLAGALQYIQGTLTHGLHLYPSSVADLVSYTDTDWGGCLDTRRSTSGYCVFLGDNLISWSTKRQPTLSRSSAEAEYRGVANVVSESCWIRNLLLELHCPVRKATLVYCENVSAIYLSGNPVQHQRTKHFEMDIHFVREKVARGQVRVLHVSSRYQIADIFTKGLPLVLFEDFRDSLSVRLPPASTVGV; this is encoded by the exons ATGCATCAATCGGTTGGATTTTGTGATCCAGCTTATCCTGATTATGTATGCTTGTTGCGTAAGTCCCTGTATGGACTTAAACCGGCACCCCGGGCTTGGTACCGGAGATTTGCGGATTATGTTACATCACTTGGGTTTTCTAACAGTAAGTCCGATAGTTCTTTATTTATTTACCGAAAGGGGAATGACATGGCTTACATTTTgctgtatgttgatgacattatTCTCACTGCCTCTACACATGAGCTTCGCCGCTCTATAATGGCGCATCTTGCTTCTGAGTTTGCTATGAAGGATTTGGGTCCTTTAAACTATTTTCTTGGCATTGTTGTGACTAGGCATAAGGGTGGGTTATTTTTGTCTCAACGTAAATATGCTGAAGTTATTATAGAACGTGCTGGCATGTCTTCTTGCAAGTCaacttt TAAACCCAAGGTTAGTGCTACCTCAGGGTCCCCTTATGAGGATCCAACTCATTACCGTAGCCTTGCAGGTGCTCTTCA ATACATTCAAGGTACACTTACTCATGGTCTTCATCTATATCCTTCATCTGTTGCTGATCTTGTATCCTATACTGATACGGATTGGGGTGGGTGCCTTGACACCCGGCGTTCTACATCGGGGTATTGTGTATTTTTGGGAGACAATTTGATTTCTTGGTCGACAAAGAGACAACCTACCTTGTCTCGGTCTAGCGCCGAAGCTGAATATAGGGGGGTTGCTAATGTTGTCTCCGAGTCCTGCTGGATTCGAAACCTTCTCCTTGAACTACATTGTCCGGTTCGTAAGGCTACATTGGTTTATTGTGAAAATGTGAGTGCTATTTACCTCTCTGGTAATCCCGTGCAACATCAACGCACTAAGCATTTTGAGATGGACATTCACTTCGTTCGAGAGAAAGTTGCCCGGGGTCAAGTTCGTGTCTTACATGTTTCGTCCCGCTACCAGATTGCGGATATATTTACTAAGGGTCTTCCCCTAGTACTGTTTGAGGATTTTCGGGACAGTCTCAGCGTTCGTCTACCTCCCGCTTCGACTGTGGGGGTGTAA
- the LOC110786474 gene encoding uncharacterized protein → MENVQYGTWAEMFKVHARSHRVLHHIIAPETPADKETEDKELWVTLDATVLGWIFATISDDLLNTIIEEEMTAMEAWRLKMLSDQLKNVGAPVSDNRLVLQMVPGLTEAYMHVGSNIRQRKVLLSFYEARSSLCLEEKGLAAMYATGGGGGGSAMVVASTDSDEYSEGRNSGGGGKKSGDGGGNRSGRGGGGGKFGGGGGRNSGGGNQNRG, encoded by the exons ATGGAGAACGTTCAATATGGTACGTGGGCTGAGATGTTCAAGGTCCATGCTCGCTCTCACCGCGTCCTTCATCATATTATTGCACCGGAGACTCCTGCCGATAAAGAAACCGAGGACAAGGAGCTGTGGGTCACCCTCGACGCCACGGTCCTTGGTTGGATATTTGCCACGATATCCGACGACCTTTTGAACACAATCATTGAGGAGGAAATGACTGCTATGGAGGCCTGG CGCCTCAAGATGCTTTCGGACCAACTGAAAAACGTGGGTGCCCCGGTCTCCGATAATCGGCTGGTGTTGCAGATGGTTCCGGGGTTGACGGAAGCCTACATGCACGTCGGCTCCAACATTCGACAAAGGAAGGTATTACTGTCCTTTTATGAGGCCCGTTCGAGCCTTTGTCTTGAAGAAAAGGGGCTGGCCGCCATGTATGCCACGGGCGGAGGTGGCGGCGGCTCCGCCATGGTTGTTGCATCAACGGATTCCGATGAGTATTCGGAG GGCCGGAATTCCGGCGGTGGGGGAAAGAAATCCGGTGACGGCGGTGGTAACAGGTCTGGCcgcggcggcggtggtggtaaGTTCGGTGGCGGTGGCGGTCGTAACTCTGGGGGTGGAAACCAGAACCGTGGGTAG